From the genome of Setaria viridis chromosome 1, Setaria_viridis_v4.0, whole genome shotgun sequence:
AGGGGGTAGCCTCAAATCTTGTGACTTACCTTACTGATGTTGTGAAGATGAGCACATCCTCAGCTGCTAAGAGTGTTAACACATGGAATGGTGTCACGTCCATGCTTCCATTGGCTAGTGCCATTCTTGCTGATTCTTTCTGGGATCGTTATTCTACCATATCGTTATTCTACCATAACTGTTTCATCGTTGCTATACATAGCGTTCAGTTTTTTTCTCTGTCCAAGATGCTACACTAATATACAAGAACTTCCCTTTAGACAATTTGCTTCAGAGATGCCTACATCTGACCTTCTGTCTTTCTGATCATCTGATGCTGTTTTTGTGCAAATTGTGGTTCATTGTTCACCTATAGTTTTTAGCAAGTAGTAGGATGAGAACCTTTCAGATGCAAAAGCTTAACCTTTTCTATCATTCTCTTGATTCTTGATCAGGGCCTTGCAGGTTTAGCCTCTTGGGCCATGCTGCATTCATGGTTGCCACGTTCTTTGTTGTTTTTGCCCCTGTACTTGATCTCAGTTGGGCAGGGTGGATACGACCCTTCATTGCAAGCATTTGGAGCTGACCAACTGCTGATTGAAGATGATAAGGAATCTCTCCCAGCTGAACAGAAGAATCAGGTGAAGGGTTTGTTCTTCCAGTGGTGGTATTTTGGCATATGCAATGGTAGCCTCTTGGGGAACTCCATGTCATACATACAAGATACATTTGGCTGGGGTCTTGGATTTGCCATTCCTTGCGGTGTCATGATCTTATCTGTCATCGCATTCTGTTTTGGAAATGCTCTGTATACTCGTAAAGAACAGAATACTGCTAACAAACCTTCATGGAGCATTTTCAAAGTACTGAAGGAAGCTGTTACATATATCATTTACTCGAAAGGTCCGTTTGCCAGCTAGAGCTGATGATGACAGTGACATTTCCGAACTGGAGTAAGATTTTACAGTAACCAGTCCATACTCTCTAGACCCCAATTTATTTTCTAGAATATTAATGTGTAACGTTTGAAATACAGGTTAGAAGAGAAGGCTCTTAAAGATGAGTTTACTGATCCGAGAGAGACAGGCAATGGCCATGACGCTACACCTAATGTCACCAAGACAATACTGAGGCTTCTGCCGATCTGGACAACACTGCTGATCTTTGCGGTCAATTTTCAGCAGCCAATGACGTTTTTCACCAACCATGGGATGCTGATGAACCACAAGGTTGGCAGCACCTTTGTGATCCCTCCAGCAACACTCCAGAGCTCGACGACGATGTCGGTAATACTACTCATGCCACTGTACGACAAGATCTTCGTTCCTCTGATGCGCTTGTTCACTCGGGAGGAGAAGGGGATCACCGTGCTCCAACGGACCGGCATCGGCATGGTCCTCTCAGTTGTGGCCatggtcgtcgccgccgctgtcgAGTCGAAGCGGTCCATCTCACCAGCGAAGGAGACGCAACGCAGCTGAGCATCTTCTGGCTGCTCCCACAGTACATCCTCCTGGGAGTAGCAGATGTGTTCACGGTCGTCGGGATGCAGGAGTTCTTCTACACGCAGGTCCCCAGCACCTGTGGGCTTGACCCATTTAAATAACTTTGAATAAATCTTAAAAGGGcttttaaataattttgaatAAATCTTAAAAGGGCTACTTAGTAGTAGGGATACATCATTTATTAGTTCTCATTGCTAGTAGGGATACATCATTtttgctaatagatgagggt
Proteins encoded in this window:
- the LOC117837560 gene encoding LOW QUALITY PROTEIN: protein NRT1/ PTR FAMILY 5.9-like (The sequence of the model RefSeq protein was modified relative to this genomic sequence to represent the inferred CDS: deleted 3 bases in 2 codons), which translates into the protein MDSEQKSAALSKPCVLIIVVASVERFVYKGVASNLVTYLTDVVKMSTSSAAKSVNTWNGVTSMLPLASAILADSFWDRYSTISCKSLTFSIILLILDQGLAGLASWAMLHSWLPRSLLFLPLYLISVGQGGYDPSLQAFGADQLLIEDDKESLPAEQKNQVKGLFFQWWYFGICNGSLLGNSMSYIQDTFGWGLGFAIPCGVMILSVIAFCFGNALYTRKEQNTANKPSWSIFKVLKKLLHISFTRKVRLPARADDDSDISELELEEKALKDEFTDPRETGNGHDATPNVTKTILRLLPIWTTLLIFAVNFQQPMTFFTNHGMLMNHKVGSTFVIPPATLQSSTTMSVILLMPLYDKIFVPLMRLFTREEKGITVLQRTGIGMVLSVVAMVVAAAVESKRHLTSEGDATQLSIFWLLPQYILLGVADVFTVVGMQEFFYTQVPSTSRTTGIALYLSVFGFGSFLGAFLISVLEMTTAMLGEGHGWFSDDPQQERLDKYYLFLALVSTIGFVFFTYLCKYYNDPEAEGA